Proteins encoded by one window of Carassius carassius unplaced genomic scaffold, fCarCar2.1 SCAFFOLD_79, whole genome shotgun sequence:
- the LOC132133971 gene encoding histone H4, which produces MSGRGKGGKGLGKGGAKRHRKVLRDNIQGITKPAIRRLARRGGVKRISGLIYEETRGVLKVFLENVIRDAVTYTEHAKRKTVTAMDVVYALKRQGRTLYGFGG; this is translated from the coding sequence ATGTCTGGAAGAGGCAAAGGCGGTAAAGGTCTCGGGAAAGGAGGCGCTAAGCGTCACCGTAAAGTGCTGCGCGATAACATCCAGGGAATCACCAAACCcgccattcgtcgtctagctcgccGCGGCGGAGTCAAGCGCATCTCCGGTCTGATCTACGAGGAGACCCGCGGTGTGCTGAAGGTGTTCCTGGAGAACGTGATCCGCGACGCCGTCACCTACACCGAGCACGCCAAGAGAAAGACCGTCACCGCCATGGACGTTGTGTACGCGCTCAAACGACAGGGACGCACCTTGTACGGCTTCGGAGGATAA
- the LOC132133952 gene encoding histone H2B-like codes for MPEPAKSAPKKGSKKAVTKSAAKGGKKRRKSRKESYAIYVYKVLKQVHPDTGISSKAMGIMNSFVNDIFERIAGESSRLAHYNKRSTITSREIQTAVRLLLPGELAKHAVSEGTKAVTKYTSSK; via the coding sequence ATGCCTGAACCAGCGAAGTCCGCGCCGAAGAAAGGCTCCAAGAAGGCCGTCACCAAGAGCGCCGCGAAAGGAGGAAAGAAGCGCAGAAAGTCCAGGAAGGAGAGCTACGCCATCTACGTGTATAAAGTGCTGAAGCAGGTTCATCCTGACACCGGGATCTCTTCGAAGGCGATGGGCATCATGAACTCTTTCGTCAACGACATCTTCGAGCGCATCGCCGGTGAGTCGTCTCGTCTCGCTCACTACAACAAGCGCTCCACCATCACTTCCCGAGAGATCCAGACCGCCGTGCGTCTGCTGCTGCCCGGGGAGCTGGCTAAACACGCCGTGTCTGAGGGCACCAAGGCCGTCACCAAGTACACCAGCTCCAAGTAG